The genomic interval GTGCTGAAATTGGTTGCGTCGGCGGGGAGGAAGAGCTCCAGCAGCGGGATGAACCCGAAGACGTAAACGAAGGGCAGGAAGGTGGCCCACCCGTGGATGTTGAAACTATACCAGGTCAGAACGGGGAGGACAAAAACCGGTAGATATTTGAGGGCTCCGAAGTGTTTCATGATCGAATTCGAACTATAAGTACAATAATAGTTCGATTTATCGAATTGAGCAAGTTCTTCTAAGGCCGCAAGTGCGGGGCTCGACATTTCTTACCTTGGGGTTCCTTAAAACCCCATCTCATGAAGATTCGACTGAAGGCCCTTGCCGCTTTGACCCTTGTCTTTGCCACGCTCACTGTGGCGGCCCAAGACCCCATTTTGACCCTGGACCGCATTTATTCGGGCGAGTTTCGGCAGGATTATGAGGAGTCCATTCAGTGGATCGACGACGGGGATAGCTACGTCATTGTTGAGCGTACGGAAGAAGGCACCCAGCTGATGAAATACAAGAGTGCTACGCAGGAGGGCTCTGTCTTTGTTCCCACACAGGCCCTTCAAGCCGAAGACGGACCCTTACGGGTCGAAAGTTTCACGCTGTCCCCGGACGGCTCCAAGGTGTTGATTTTCACGAATTCGAAACGGGTATGGCGCTCCAATACCAAGGGCGATTATTGGGTCTATGACTTGACGACTTCGCAGCTCAAGCAGTTGGGCGCTTCCTTGGCCCCATCGTCGCTGATGTTCGCCAAGTTCTCGAGCGACAATACACAAGTGTACTACGTTCACGAGTTCAATATTTACCGTGAGGATTTTGCCTCCGGCACGATAGATCAACTCACTACAGATGGCTCCGTCGACATCATCAACGGTACCTTTGATTGGGTGTATGAAGAGGAATTTGGCAAGCGCGACGGCTTCATGGTCAATTCGGCGAACGACCGCTTGGCCTTCTGGCAGCTCGATGCCTCGAGCATCGGAACCTTCTACATGATCAACAATACCGACTCCATTTATTCCAAGCTGATACCTGTGCAGTATCCGAAGGTGGGTCAAGACCCGTCATCGGCCCGTATTGGAATGATCAACCTGGTCGATGGACAGATTTCTTGGGTGCCGCTTGAGGGCGATCCCGTACAGAACTACATTCCAGGAATGCAGTGGGTGAACAGCGATTTACTCTTGATTCAGCAAATGAATCGCCACCAAAACGAATTGAAAGTCTGGGCCTACACGCCCTCGGACAACAGCATGCGCTTGGTCTACACCGAGACTGAGGACACCTGGGTGGACTTGGGCTATCCGGATATCTCGGCCAATAACTGGGGGAATAACGACCTGCCCATTGTGGACGGTGGCAAGGCCTTTTTGCGCATGACCGAAAACGACGCCTGGCGACATGTGTACAAGGTAAACATCGCCTCAGGGAAGAAGACTTTGATCACGCCTTCGGAGTATGACGTGGCATCAACGCGAGCCGTCACCAGCAAGTACTTGTACTACATGGCCTCTCCGGACAATCCGACTCAGCGCTATTTGTACCGCGCGGACTTGAAGGGGAAAGGGCGGATGGAGCGCATCACGCCGCAGGCGTATTCGGGCATCAACAACTACGACATGGCCCCGAATGGGAAGTACGCTGTGCACATTCATCAGAGTTCTACGGAGGTGCGCACGGTGCGCTTTGTGAGTCTTCCGGACCACAGAACCATATGGACTGTGGTGGACAATGAGGCCTACGCCCAAAAGTTGAGTACGCTGGCCATGCCCGAAGTGCGCTGGACCAAGGTGACCACGGAAGACGGGATTGATGTGGAGGTGCGGATGCTCTTACCTCATGATTTCGATTCCACCAAGACCTATCCGGTACTGTTCTACGTCTACGGCGAGCCTTGGGGCCAAGTGGCCGTCGACGGTCAAACGAGCCTGACCAACGCGATGTACACCCAGCTGGGCTATGTGCTCATCAGCATGGACAATCGCGGTACACCTTGTCTCAAAGGCAGCGAATGGCGCAAGAGCATCTACCGCAAAATCGGTCAGATCAACGTGCGCGATCAAGCGATGGCGGCCAAAGAAGTGTTGAAACTCCCGTATCTCGACAACGATCGCGTAGCCGTTTGGGGCTGGAGTGGAGGAGGTTCCATGACGCTGAATCTATTGTTCCAGTATCCCGAAATCTACCAAACAGGCATTGCGGTAGCTGCGGTTTCGAATCAACTCATCTACGACAACATTTACCAAGAGCGCTACATGGGGCTGCCTCAAGAGAATGAGGAGGACTTCATTGCGGGCTCACCGATTACCTACGCCAAGAACCTCGAAGGAAACCTTCTGGTCATTCATGGAACCGCGGACGATAATGTGCACTACCAAAGCGCTGAAATGCTCATCAACGAACTCGTGAAGCAGAACAAGGCCTTTGACCTGATGGTGTACCCGAACCGATCTCATGGCATTTACGAAGGACCCGGAACGCGTCGCCATTTGGATGAGCTTTTGCTGCGTTATTTGACGGAGCATACACCAGTGAATTAGGGCCTAGTTTATTTAACAAATTTTCCTATTTTCGGAATCCCACCTGAACGAATATGAAACTCTTCAAATCCTCCTATGAAGAATCTTTTGTGTTTGGGCTGGCCCCGACCTCTTGCATGTTTACTTGTTTGCTTTTGCCTCGCAATAGGATTGCATGCACAACCGAACGATAGGCAATCACTTCTCGACTTTACTTCTTCTCTTCAGAGCCTGGCGTCCTTGGACGAAGGAGCCCTGGCCAAGGATGAATATCACCAGAAGAAAATAGGTTGGTACAACGAACCTGGAGAGGCATTTTTTGCTCTTCCCAGTTCGGAATCGTCTTCAGTCAATTGTGTAGAAGGGGATTGCCTATCCGGTCAAGGGACCGCAAAGTATGCCGATGGCACAGTGGAGTATAAGGGCGGTTTTCAGAATGGATATCCCCATGGAGAAGGATTGGTTACCAAGAGCTCTGGAGACACTATGTTCGTTACACACTACGAAGGACTGCTCTGGGGACCCGCTGCGCTCAAACTTGAGAACGACCAGTTTCGCGAATATCTTTTCGTTGAATATCAATCGGGAGATCTTGCAAAGGCCACCAACTTTTACTTACCTGAATACAAGGTGTATTACACTGGGGTAATTGACGACTTTCATGCTTTTAGATCGGGAACCATCTACGGCAACGGCGTTGATGCTGAGGCGTCCTTCTCGGAAGAGGGAGAATTTCAATCCGCTGAGGGTAAGCTCGTTTTTGAGGAGGGCCTCTACTACGAGGGACGAATTGATTGGAAGGATGGGGCTTTTACTTATAGAGAAGAAGGCTACGCATCCCTTCACAATGATCTGGAAGGAATCCGAATTGATATTCTGCTGAGGGACCATAAGCCCAGCTACCAGCAAATGTCCATATGGAAAGGAGATACGCTATATGTTGGCCCTGTGGATGAGAACTTCTTGCCTCATGGTGAACGAGGACGGCTCGATATTGATGGCAGCACGGTCAAGTACGGGAACTGGGAACACGGTATTTATGTGGGTCGAGGGAATACCCGTGAAGAAAATGGTCTTGATTTCTCGCGAAATAGCTCGGCTGGAACAGAAAACCGCAACTATGTCATTAATCAAGTTAAAGCGCGCATAGGGATTGATGGCTTCAACAAATACACATTATATGATGGTGTTCCCACGAGCAATAGCATCACCTTTGAAGCTAATGGAATGCATCACCAGTTCATCGGCATATGGATCATCAATTTTGCCAAAGGCACCCAAGAGGTTTGTCTGAAGCCTCAATTCTCCGGAGGTTCCTCTGGTAAAAAATGTTACACCATGAGTGTTTTAGATGCCAATCAATCCAGTGGTATCGCAACCTTACCTTACAACCTTCCCAGTGGTGAAGGAACCTACCGTTTTGACCTGACTGAAGGCAACGGTAATGACCTGTACATTATAGTCTTTCCTCGATAATTAATTAACCCAATAGCAATGAAGCTTAGATTATTTCTTGTAGTCACTTTGGCTACTGCCCTTTCTTTCTCCTTTTCCAAAAAAGCGGATGAACCAACCGTAAAAGACGCAGATGGAAACGAGTACGCCATCTTCGAACACAACGGGTATTTAATCATGGCAGAAAACCTACGCACGACCAAATTTCAGAACGGTGAAAAACTCTCCAAGACGACGAACTGGAAGAAATGGGAAGCTGGGATTCAAAACAATGAACCCATGTATGCCATGTACAACGACATGAAGGAATTTCAAAAAATGGGTGGTGGTAACCTCTACAACCCAGCGGCCGTAACTTCCGAAAAAGGGCTCGCTCCTGAAGGCTGGCACATCCCTAGCTATGAGGAGTGGCAGGAGATATTCTTTGAAGGTACCGAAACGGAAATACACAATGTCTATACCATTACCGATGAGGTGTTGACCAAGGACCGCAAGAGTGCTAAAAAGAATGGTACGGAGCTACATATTTCCCGGAAGTTTGCTGCATTGGGAAGCGGCTACCGCAGAGCAAATGGGACTTATCCCAGTAAGTCATTTATTACCACTTATTTGGCCATGGCCGACGGCCAAGGTTGCTTCGAGCTGTCATTAATGGGGCGGAATTCAATTGGATCCCACCTTCGTCGAAGCCTTCCAGAGGAGAATGCCGCTATTGCCGTTCGTTGCGTTCGCAAACTATAATCAGCGTACCTTTTTCTAAACTTTTAATTCGGTTCCGCGGGGTTTAGGCCCTGCGGGCCGTTGTCTTTCCACCCCATGCGCATTGCCACCGCTCAAATACAACCTGCCCCGGGCGACATCGCTCGAAACATCGAGCAGCATGTGTCTTGGGTCGAACGCGCAACCTCCGAGGAAGTACAATTCCTCCTATTCCCAGAGCTCTCCTTGACGGGCTACGAGCCTGAGCTTGCCGACGCTTTGGTCCTACGGGCCGATGACCCTCGACTCCAAATCTTCTCGCAACTTAGCACCTCCGGGGGACTCACCGTGGCCCTTAGTGCACCGCTGAGAACAAAAGAAGGCGTCCAGATCGCCCTTTTCATCTTCCAACCAGGCCAAGAGCCCATCACCTACGCCAAGCAGCTGCTTTTTAAAGACGAAGTACCCTACTTTGTGCCGGGCGACCACCAAGTCATGCTTGACCTTCAAGGTCGCAAACTGGCCCCGGCCATTTGCTATGAGTCGATGCAGCCCTCGCACAACACGAAAGCCCTCGAGCTCGGTGCTGAACTGTACTTGGCCAGTACCGCCAAGACACAGGAAGACATCGAACGATCGTACGCGTATTTCCCCAAGATGGCCAAAAAGCTGAACCTCCAGGTTCTTATGGCCAACTGTATTGGCCCCATGGCCGACTTCATCGGCGCCGGACAATCAGCCTATTGGAACGCTCAAGGTGAGCTTCAAGCACAGCTCAGTGCAGAAGAGGAGGGGCTACTCATTGTGGAGGCATTCTAGTCAATCAGGGACACTGTGCAGCAATTAAGTTCGACCAAGCGCCGTTTGACCAACATGAAACCTATTGACCTAAAGCCAACCCTACTGGCTGTTCTCTTTGTGCTCATGCTAAGTCCAAGCGAGACCCATGCCTGCAGTATGTACAAGGTGACCGTAGACGGGAAAACCATGGTGGGCTGCAACCATGATGCCTGGCTGACCACCTCCAAAATATGGTTCGTGAATGCGCCAAGCGCCGATCAATACGGCGCGGCGTTCACCGGAGCCCGAGAGGTGAGTGGCGGAAGAACAACACCACAGTCCGGAATGAATACGGAAGGCCTCGTTTTCTCTCGATTGACCTCGTACCATCCGGAGCGAGAAAACGCCTTTCCGGATCGACTCAAGATCACAGATGAGGCGGACTACCTCACCGGCATCCTGCAATCCTGTGCTACGGTTGATGAGGTCAAGAGGTACATCGAGCAGTATGACCACAGCCGCTTTCTGCACGATGTCTTCATCTACGTGGATACGGCCGGGAATTACTTGGTTGTAGAGCCCTACAGCCTGACCATAGGCACGGATCCAAACTACGTCTTGGCTAATTTTTGTCCTTCAATTACCTCGGTTGAAGACGCCAGAGAGCTTGATCGATTTCGCAACGGGCAGGACTTCTTGAGCGCACGGGAAACGAGCACTTCATTAGAATTCTGTCGCGAGCTGTCGGACACCATGCATGTGGACCGAAAGCGGAATGGAGACGGAACTTTGCTCACCTCCATTTGGAATACCCAAGAGGGGGAGGTCAGTTTGTATTTCTACCACGACTACGACACGGTCGTTTCCTTTAATTTGAGCGAAGAGCTGGCGAAGGGCGATCACGTGCTAGACGTGCCCGAACTCTTTCCCAGGAATGCCAAGTTTGAGCGGCTGGTGGCGTACAAGACACCATCGAACACCATTGCTCTGCGGATCGCCTTGGCCCTGAGTGCCGCGCTCCTGGCTTTGATAGCCCTTGTCTTGATTGTCGCTCAGCTGAGACGAAGTCCCATTTCTCTGCGAATCACATTAACCATCGGCCTGTTAAACGTCCTTTTGGTCGGCTACACTGCCGTCCTCTTTTCCAATAAGGCGATCTTCTATTTTGATGCGCCCTACCAGCATTACTCATCGAGTTTGATCAGTGCATCGTCCTATTTACCCTTCATTCTCTTGCTGGCGTTTGTGCCGCTCACGGCCTATGCGGTAAGGGTGTTGAAATCGGACAAATACAGAACTTGGACCAAGGTCCTCTTGGTCATTAATCAGCTGCAATACCTTCTTTTATTGGTAGGATTTGGATATTGGGGGTTATTCAACTTCTGGAACTAGCACCATGCGCCTCTTTTTCGTTTGTCTGATCACGTCCCTATCCATCGCTTGCACCCCAAAAGCAGAGGAAAAGACAAGGCTAGACCCAGATGGCGTTTCTCTCATTGTCCTCGGAACCATGCAAGATGCCGGGTCGCCGCAAATTGGCTGCACCAAGGACTGCTGCAAGGACCTCTTCGATAACCCGGACCAAACGCGAAGAGTGGTGAGCTTAGGTGTTGTGGATAACGCCAATCAAAAGAAATACCTCTTTGAAGCCACGCCGGACATCACCGCCCAGATGAAGGACCTGGCACGGCCCGATGTCGCGAATCCCAACCAGCTGGTCGATGGGATCTTTCTCACCCATGCGCATATAGGACACTATACGGGCCTGATGTATTTGGGTAAAGAGGCGACGAATGCGAGCCAAGTGCCCGTGTACGCGATGCCGCGGATGAAGGCTTTTTTGGAAAGCAATGGACCGTGGAGTCAACTGGTGGAGACAGGGAATATCGCGCCGCAGGCGCTGAGCGATAATGAGCCCGTACAGCTTACGCCGCAGCTGCGGGTGACGCCGCTGCAGGTACCGCATCGCGATGAGTTTTCGGAGACCGTGGGGTACCGCATTGAGGGGCCGAATAAGTCGGCGCTTTTTATTCCGGACATCGATAAGTGGAGCAAGTGGGAGCGGAGCATTGTCGAGGAGATCGCGCGGGTGGATTACGCCTTTCTCGACGCTACCTTTTACAGCGGGGAGGAAATCGGCAATCGGGACATCACGCAGATTCCGCATCCCTTTATCATCGAGAGTCTGGAGCTATTTAAGGACCTCGAGCCGCAGGAAAAGGCCAAGGTGATCTTCATTCACTTCAACCACACCAATCCGGTGGCCCATGGCGAAAGCGAGGAGGCGCAAAGGGTTGGGGAGCTGGGCTTCGGCGTGGCGCGGTACGGCGCAGTCTACGAGCTGTAAATCGAGCTGTCCATATTCACTATCTTGAGGCATCGAACACCCCAACGAAACCTGCGACCCTATGAGCCTGCCGAACAACCTAAGCCCAAAACAAATCATCGTCCCGCTGCTCTCTGTGGCGGTAATCGTATTTATGTATTTCGGTCCCATTCAGCGGACCATCTTCGAGAACATCATTCTTTCCCTGGTCCTGATTGGCGCCAACGCCATCGAGTATTCTGGAAAGCCGCTGGCTGCCCTGGGATTCCGCCGAGAGCAATTCAATGCCAAAAACCTCCTGGTCAGAGCCCCTTTAACGGCCTTCGGACTCTTTGTCGTTTACGTCTTCGCCGTAGTTCCGACGGTGGAGTGGATCACCGGCATCCCGATTGATTACTCCAGTATGGATCAGGTACGGGGCGATCTCCCGACCGCCATCACCTGGATGCTCATCGTGTGGGCCACAGCCGCCTTCGGTGAGGAGATCATTTTCCGCGGATACCTGATGCGCCAGTTCGTCAAGTTCTTTGGTGACAGTCCCATTCCCCTGGCCTTGAATATTCTCCTGTTCAGCAGCTTTTTCGGCTACATGCACATGCAGCAAGGCCTCACCGGTCAGCTCGTTGCGGGAACCACCGGAGCACTGCTCTCGCTGATCTTTTACAACCGTAAATACGACCTCTGGTTTATGGTGGTCCTGCACGGAGTCTTTAATACCCTCGGAATCCTGAGCTTTTATTTCGGCTTGGCGTAACCCAGACGAACCCGCTATCCTATGATTAGATTCTTCAGAAAAATTAAACAGAGCTTGCTTGCCGAAGGGAAGACAGGTGCCTATTTGAAGTACGCTGTTGGTGAGACCGTACTGGTGGTAATCGGAATCCTGATTGCCTTGCAGATCAATAATTGGAATGCGGAGCGCAAGTATCGGGCCCAGGAAAAGGATCTTCTGGAAGGGATCAAGGAAGACCTTTTGGAGTCGAAAAAGGAGATCGAGGAGACCATAAGTTTAAACGACTCCACCGTCTATCGCTATCGATATATACTTAAGAACTTCGAAAACAACGAAGGAGTAACGCCAGAGTTAAAAACGGCACTGGGGTGGATTACGAATTGGGCGAGCCCCTATTTGACCTACACGACCTTTGAATCCCTCAAAAGCAAAGGCCTGGACCTCATTAGTGACAAGGCGTTGAGAAAGAAAATCATTGCCATTTACGATAGTCAGTTTGCCTTTTTGATGGAGGACTACGACCGCGTGGAATGGACCATATCTGAGAACGTATGCTACCCACTCACGAATAAGCTCCTTCGGACAAGCATTGATGATCCCTATTCAGCCGTTCCGAATGATTACGATGCTTTAAGAACAAATGACGAGTTCATTAATATGACTCATCGACTCATTACTGTAAGACAGAAAGGGGTTAACAGATCGAAGGTGGTGGTGTCCATCATTTATGAGGTTATCGAGGATATTGATGACGCGGTCAATGAGATGAAGTAGGAAGGAAGGCTTCAAACGGCCTTTTTCCCACCCCCAGGCAACCCTCTTTTCAATTCTGGTGTCTTTTCATGAAACGTCCGACTGTTCGGACGCAGAAACACTAACCAAACCCTGATGAAAAGAACACTCAACCTTCTGTTGGTCGTATTGGCCATGAACGCCTTTGCCCAACCCAATCTCAACTGGAACCCCAAGCAAGAGCAAATCCACAACCAGCATCGGAACGATGCCTCCACTTGGAACACCGAACTGCTCGAAGTCGACAAACAAATCCCGC from Cryomorphaceae bacterium carries:
- a CDS encoding DPP IV N-terminal domain-containing protein; this translates as MKIRLKALAALTLVFATLTVAAQDPILTLDRIYSGEFRQDYEESIQWIDDGDSYVIVERTEEGTQLMKYKSATQEGSVFVPTQALQAEDGPLRVESFTLSPDGSKVLIFTNSKRVWRSNTKGDYWVYDLTTSQLKQLGASLAPSSLMFAKFSSDNTQVYYVHEFNIYREDFASGTIDQLTTDGSVDIINGTFDWVYEEEFGKRDGFMVNSANDRLAFWQLDASSIGTFYMINNTDSIYSKLIPVQYPKVGQDPSSARIGMINLVDGQISWVPLEGDPVQNYIPGMQWVNSDLLLIQQMNRHQNELKVWAYTPSDNSMRLVYTETEDTWVDLGYPDISANNWGNNDLPIVDGGKAFLRMTENDAWRHVYKVNIASGKKTLITPSEYDVASTRAVTSKYLYYMASPDNPTQRYLYRADLKGKGRMERITPQAYSGINNYDMAPNGKYAVHIHQSSTEVRTVRFVSLPDHRTIWTVVDNEAYAQKLSTLAMPEVRWTKVTTEDGIDVEVRMLLPHDFDSTKTYPVLFYVYGEPWGQVAVDGQTSLTNAMYTQLGYVLISMDNRGTPCLKGSEWRKSIYRKIGQINVRDQAMAAKEVLKLPYLDNDRVAVWGWSGGGSMTLNLLFQYPEIYQTGIAVAAVSNQLIYDNIYQERYMGLPQENEEDFIAGSPITYAKNLEGNLLVIHGTADDNVHYQSAEMLINELVKQNKAFDLMVYPNRSHGIYEGPGTRRHLDELLLRYLTEHTPVN
- a CDS encoding fibrobacter succinogenes major paralogous domain-containing protein, which encodes MKLRLFLVVTLATALSFSFSKKADEPTVKDADGNEYAIFEHNGYLIMAENLRTTKFQNGEKLSKTTNWKKWEAGIQNNEPMYAMYNDMKEFQKMGGGNLYNPAAVTSEKGLAPEGWHIPSYEEWQEIFFEGTETEIHNVYTITDEVLTKDRKSAKKNGTELHISRKFAALGSGYRRANGTYPSKSFITTYLAMADGQGCFELSLMGRNSIGSHLRRSLPEENAAIAVRCVRKL
- a CDS encoding carbon-nitrogen hydrolase family protein, whose amino-acid sequence is MRIATAQIQPAPGDIARNIEQHVSWVERATSEEVQFLLFPELSLTGYEPELADALVLRADDPRLQIFSQLSTSGGLTVALSAPLRTKEGVQIALFIFQPGQEPITYAKQLLFKDEVPYFVPGDHQVMLDLQGRKLAPAICYESMQPSHNTKALELGAELYLASTAKTQEDIERSYAYFPKMAKKLNLQVLMANCIGPMADFIGAGQSAYWNAQGELQAQLSAEEEGLLIVEAF
- a CDS encoding MBL fold metallo-hydrolase; the encoded protein is MRLFFVCLITSLSIACTPKAEEKTRLDPDGVSLIVLGTMQDAGSPQIGCTKDCCKDLFDNPDQTRRVVSLGVVDNANQKKYLFEATPDITAQMKDLARPDVANPNQLVDGIFLTHAHIGHYTGLMYLGKEATNASQVPVYAMPRMKAFLESNGPWSQLVETGNIAPQALSDNEPVQLTPQLRVTPLQVPHRDEFSETVGYRIEGPNKSALFIPDIDKWSKWERSIVEEIARVDYAFLDATFYSGEEIGNRDITQIPHPFIIESLELFKDLEPQEKAKVIFIHFNHTNPVAHGESEEAQRVGELGFGVARYGAVYEL
- a CDS encoding CPBP family intramembrane metalloprotease encodes the protein MSLPNNLSPKQIIVPLLSVAVIVFMYFGPIQRTIFENIILSLVLIGANAIEYSGKPLAALGFRREQFNAKNLLVRAPLTAFGLFVVYVFAVVPTVEWITGIPIDYSSMDQVRGDLPTAITWMLIVWATAAFGEEIIFRGYLMRQFVKFFGDSPIPLALNILLFSSFFGYMHMQQGLTGQLVAGTTGALLSLIFYNRKYDLWFMVVLHGVFNTLGILSFYFGLA